A genomic segment from Segniliparus rotundus DSM 44985 encodes:
- the pdxS gene encoding pyridoxal 5'-phosphate synthase lyase subunit PdxS, with translation MTAQQTHQTGTANVKRGMAEMLKGGVIMDVVTPEQAKIAEDAGAVAVMALERVPADIRAQGGVARMSDPEMIAGIIDAVSVPVMAKARIGHFVEAQILQSLGVDYIDESEVLTPADYTHHIDKWQFTVPFVCGATNLGEALRRIAEGAAMIRSKGEAGTGDVSNATTHMRSIGGEIRRLAALDESELYVAAKELQAPVDLVKEVAAAGRLPVVLFTAGGIATPADAALMRQLGAEGVFVGSGIFKSGDPSARAKAIVAASTYYDDPDMLAKISRGLGEAMVGITVDSLPVSHRLAERGW, from the coding sequence ATGACAGCGCAGCAGACCCATCAGACTGGCACCGCCAACGTCAAACGCGGCATGGCCGAAATGCTCAAGGGCGGTGTGATCATGGACGTGGTCACGCCCGAGCAGGCGAAAATCGCCGAAGACGCGGGCGCTGTGGCCGTCATGGCGCTGGAGCGCGTCCCCGCCGACATCCGCGCCCAGGGCGGCGTGGCCAGGATGAGCGACCCGGAGATGATCGCCGGGATCATCGACGCGGTGAGCGTCCCGGTCATGGCCAAGGCGCGGATCGGCCATTTCGTGGAGGCGCAGATCTTGCAAAGCCTCGGGGTGGACTACATCGACGAGTCCGAGGTGCTGACCCCTGCGGACTACACCCACCACATCGACAAGTGGCAGTTCACCGTCCCGTTCGTGTGCGGGGCGACCAATCTCGGCGAGGCCCTGCGCCGGATCGCCGAGGGCGCGGCGATGATTCGCTCCAAGGGCGAGGCTGGCACGGGCGACGTCTCGAACGCCACGACGCATATGCGCTCGATCGGCGGTGAGATCCGGAGGCTGGCCGCTCTGGATGAGTCCGAGCTCTACGTCGCCGCGAAGGAATTGCAGGCGCCGGTCGATCTGGTCAAAGAGGTCGCGGCCGCAGGGCGGCTGCCCGTGGTGCTTTTCACAGCGGGCGGGATCGCCACGCCCGCGGACGCAGCGCTCATGCGCCAGCTCGGGGCCGAGGGCGTGTTCGTCGGCTCGGGCATCTTCAAATCCGGCGACCCGTCGGCGCGGGCGAAGGCCATCGTCGCGGCGAGCACGTACTATGACGACCCCGACATGCTCGCCAAGATTTCCCGAGGCCTCGGCGAGGCCATGGTGGGCATCACCGTGGACAGCCTTCCCGTGTCACACCGGCTCGCCGAGCGCGGCTGGTAG
- a CDS encoding sensor domain-containing protein, with protein sequence MMKTKPGTKTAARNVPAALLFACVSQAAFGFAPASAAPAGDPIDSILVSVADANTVFSHDFTSSPVNSAPSDAEKALGNCGNAQAAAFADPWTSYRSVHYSTYNNLGPTQRVAIYADAATAAKAFSKLTAQLASCKSAVPAAPASQAPVSEAPATSASPASPNAAQPAEQSQASQAPAAPAQQPAAQSFTVSASGADIAKWDDYVGFSQVSGMPYHCYREAHQHAAVVFEVETCDLDENGSLTSAIANKMLSQIPA encoded by the coding sequence ATGATGAAAACCAAACCCGGCACCAAAACTGCGGCACGGAACGTGCCCGCCGCGCTGCTCTTCGCATGCGTGTCGCAGGCCGCTTTCGGGTTCGCCCCGGCCTCGGCTGCTCCTGCGGGCGATCCGATCGACTCGATCCTCGTCTCCGTCGCCGACGCGAACACTGTGTTCTCCCACGATTTCACCTCCTCGCCCGTGAATTCCGCCCCGTCCGACGCGGAGAAGGCCCTCGGGAACTGCGGCAACGCTCAAGCAGCCGCGTTCGCCGACCCGTGGACCTCGTACCGTTCGGTGCACTACAGCACCTACAACAACCTCGGTCCGACGCAGCGCGTCGCGATCTACGCCGACGCGGCCACCGCGGCGAAGGCGTTCAGCAAGCTGACCGCGCAACTCGCCAGCTGCAAGTCCGCCGTTCCTGCGGCGCCGGCCAGCCAGGCTCCCGTGAGCGAGGCCCCAGCGACCAGCGCATCCCCTGCTTCGCCCAACGCCGCGCAGCCAGCCGAGCAGAGCCAGGCTTCGCAGGCTCCCGCAGCCCCTGCTCAGCAGCCGGCCGCGCAGAGCTTCACCGTTTCCGCCTCCGGCGCGGACATCGCCAAATGGGACGATTACGTGGGGTTCAGCCAAGTCTCCGGTATGCCGTACCACTGTTACCGGGAGGCGCACCAGCACGCTGCCGTCGTGTTCGAGGTCGAAACCTGCGACCTTGACGAGAACGGCTCGCTGACCTCGGCCATCGCGAACAAGATGCTCTCGCAAATCCCCGCCTGA
- a CDS encoding TrmH family RNA methyltransferase — protein sequence MVEAAKLLSSPGRRKAGEFLAEGPNNVRAAITTGKALEIFASEAAAHEHSELIAAAGEAGIPVCCVDDRAARKLTDAVTPVGLVARCALLDCSLPQALGPQDDWEKPGHAPLVVVLVEPRDPGNVGTALRAAHAFGASAFLVLGDGVDPHNPKAARSSAGSLFAVPVVRERDVAAALGQLRDAGLLLFATTADADLPLDEAESLLQRPCAWLFGNEASGLPEPAAQAADRRIAVPMRPTPGFAPIESLNLAVAAGICLYETARQRSRQAPRPVGIR from the coding sequence GTGGTGGAGGCCGCGAAGCTTTTGTCCTCGCCAGGACGGCGCAAAGCTGGCGAATTCCTCGCCGAAGGGCCCAACAATGTGCGGGCCGCGATCACGACCGGCAAAGCGTTGGAGATTTTCGCGAGCGAAGCCGCCGCCCATGAGCACAGCGAGCTCATCGCTGCTGCGGGGGAGGCGGGGATCCCGGTCTGCTGTGTGGACGATCGGGCAGCGCGCAAACTCACCGACGCGGTGACCCCGGTCGGGCTTGTCGCGCGTTGCGCTTTGCTCGACTGCTCGCTGCCTCAAGCCTTGGGGCCCCAGGACGACTGGGAGAAACCCGGCCATGCCCCTCTGGTTGTCGTCTTGGTCGAGCCGAGGGACCCGGGCAATGTCGGCACGGCGCTGCGCGCGGCGCACGCTTTCGGGGCCAGCGCGTTCCTCGTCCTCGGGGACGGCGTCGACCCGCACAACCCCAAGGCCGCGCGGTCGAGCGCAGGCAGCCTTTTCGCGGTCCCCGTCGTGCGGGAGCGCGACGTCGCCGCGGCGCTCGGCCAGTTGCGCGACGCAGGGCTCCTGTTGTTCGCCACCACGGCGGACGCGGACCTCCCGCTCGACGAGGCGGAATCGCTCCTGCAACGCCCGTGCGCATGGCTCTTCGGGAACGAGGCGTCCGGTTTGCCCGAGCCGGCGGCGCAGGCCGCGGACCGTCGGATCGCAGTGCCGATGCGTCCGACACCGGGCTTCGCCCCGATAGAAAGCCTGAACCTCGCGGTCGCCGCCGGGATCTGCCTGTACGAGACTGCGCGCCAGCGCTCACGCC
- a CDS encoding phosphatidylinositol mannoside acyltransferase has translation MSESYKDKAVALGYSAGWGLVRLAPEPLARGVFRRGADLAFHRGAGAQLRKNLARVLAVPADQVPDSLVRRSLRSYARYWREAFRLPAMDHARLAREVNAAVAQQHHLDEPLKAGRGVVIVLPHMGNWDLAGVWLAVKHGQFTTVAERLKPESLYQKFLAYRESLGFEILPHASLSAAEAEHGAVAEAAGGGPYRILAQRLREGKVVCLLADRGMSRGSVPVRFFGETARFPPGPARLAAATGAALVTAHTWYEPEGSPEGRWRAEVGPAINVEDGVEAATGRVAAAFEAAIAARPEDWHMLQPLWDADRGSVGAA, from the coding sequence ATGAGCGAGAGCTACAAGGACAAGGCCGTCGCCTTGGGCTACAGCGCGGGTTGGGGGCTTGTGCGCCTCGCGCCGGAACCCCTTGCCCGAGGCGTGTTCCGCAGAGGGGCCGACCTGGCGTTCCACCGCGGAGCCGGGGCCCAGTTGCGCAAGAATCTCGCGCGCGTGCTCGCCGTTCCCGCCGATCAGGTGCCGGACAGCCTGGTCCGACGCAGCTTGCGCTCCTACGCCCGGTACTGGCGCGAGGCGTTCCGCCTCCCCGCCATGGACCACGCCCGCCTGGCTCGGGAGGTGAACGCCGCAGTGGCGCAGCAGCACCATTTGGACGAGCCGCTGAAGGCGGGGCGGGGCGTGGTGATCGTTTTGCCGCATATGGGGAATTGGGACCTCGCGGGCGTGTGGCTGGCGGTCAAGCACGGGCAATTCACCACCGTCGCGGAACGGCTCAAACCCGAATCGCTCTATCAGAAATTCCTCGCCTACCGCGAGTCGTTGGGATTCGAAATCCTGCCGCACGCCAGTCTGTCGGCCGCGGAGGCAGAACACGGCGCCGTGGCCGAGGCCGCAGGGGGCGGACCGTACCGAATCCTCGCCCAGCGCCTGAGGGAAGGCAAGGTCGTGTGCCTGCTCGCGGATCGGGGCATGAGCCGGGGAAGCGTCCCGGTGCGGTTCTTCGGCGAGACGGCCCGGTTCCCGCCCGGCCCGGCCCGGCTCGCCGCCGCGACCGGAGCGGCGCTCGTCACCGCGCACACCTGGTATGAGCCCGAAGGCTCGCCTGAGGGGCGTTGGCGTGCCGAGGTCGGACCTGCGATCAACGTCGAGGATGGGGTCGAGGCCGCCACCGGGCGCGTCGCCGCCGCGTTCGAGGCCGCCATCGCCGCCCGGCCCGAGGACTGGCACATGCTGCAACCGCTTTGGGACGCCGACCGGGGCTCCGTGGGCGCGGCATGA
- a CDS encoding DUF1844 domain-containing protein gives MSPETPAGDGDVPAQVIRELATIPAAEVVSNAIILLMSAAAEKLGLAEAEPGASEHVDLDEARKLITALAGLVQAATPDLGLHAKPIRDGLRGLQAAFREASAFPDPPGEGPGEKLV, from the coding sequence ATGAGCCCCGAGACACCAGCAGGCGACGGCGACGTTCCCGCACAGGTCATCAGAGAACTCGCGACCATCCCCGCCGCGGAAGTGGTCAGCAACGCCATCATCCTACTGATGAGCGCCGCCGCGGAAAAGCTCGGCCTCGCCGAAGCCGAACCCGGCGCGAGCGAGCACGTGGACCTCGACGAGGCGCGCAAGCTCATCACCGCGCTCGCCGGGCTCGTGCAAGCCGCCACGCCCGACCTGGGACTGCACGCCAAACCGATCCGCGACGGACTGCGCGGGCTGCAAGCCGCGTTCCGCGAGGCGAGCGCGTTTCCCGACCCGCCAGGCGAAGGCCCTGGGGAAAAGCTCGTCTGA
- a CDS encoding CDP-alcohol phosphatidyltransferase family protein has protein sequence MLSSLVKPAVAKAIAPLGGGLVRFGVTPNVVTVVGTSGTVLSALVFFPNGRLFLGAVLCGAFAVFDMLDGAVARAAGGGTRFGAVLDASCDRIADGAIFGALAYWAALAPYTRGSGWLMYSETRRFADIFSREEGRPGLEFLARYPVSAAITGFHLLFVGLLVCLVAALTISYIKARAEASGLSADSGWIERPERLVIVLVGAGLSGLGLWFALPLAVAFLALTSLVTVGQRFLHVWREARRADDGTP, from the coding sequence GTGCTCTCGTCGCTCGTCAAACCTGCCGTCGCGAAGGCCATCGCACCCCTTGGCGGCGGTTTGGTCCGGTTCGGGGTGACGCCGAACGTGGTGACCGTGGTCGGCACGTCGGGCACGGTCCTCTCGGCGCTGGTGTTCTTCCCGAACGGGCGCCTTTTCTTGGGGGCTGTCCTGTGCGGGGCGTTCGCGGTTTTCGACATGCTCGACGGGGCCGTCGCGCGTGCTGCGGGCGGCGGGACGAGGTTCGGCGCGGTGCTCGACGCCAGCTGCGACCGGATCGCGGACGGCGCGATCTTCGGCGCGTTGGCCTACTGGGCGGCGTTGGCCCCCTACACGCGGGGCTCCGGGTGGCTCATGTACTCTGAGACACGCCGCTTCGCCGACATTTTCTCTCGGGAGGAAGGCCGGCCCGGGCTCGAGTTTTTGGCGCGGTACCCGGTATCAGCGGCCATCACAGGTTTCCATCTGCTCTTCGTCGGCCTGTTGGTCTGCCTTGTCGCGGCGCTCACCATCTCCTACATCAAGGCACGGGCGGAGGCGAGCGGCCTGAGCGCGGACAGCGGTTGGATCGAGCGGCCGGAACGGCTCGTCATTGTGCTGGTGGGAGCCGGGCTCAGCGGCCTCGGCCTCTGGTTCGCCTTGCCGCTTGCTGTCGCCTTCCTGGCGCTCACGAGCCTGGTCACGGTCGGGCAGCGGTTCCTGCATGTCTGGCGCGAAGCCCGCCGCGCCGACGACGGGACCCCATGA
- a CDS encoding glycosyltransferase family 4 protein has product MRVGIVCPYSLDVPGGVQAHVLELAQVLIDQGHEVQVIAPASDGAQLPAYVFSSGRTVAVPYNGSKVRLQFGPGALAKLRRWIAEGDFDVLHVHEPSAPSLSFLAVHAAEGPLVATFHAAAEQSFILSTMRPVITPYYEKIVGRIAVSPLSRRLQMEAVGAGSVEIPNGLHVREFRGAEPLAGYPRQGGTVLFLGRYDEPRKGFVTLLRALPELVAKHPDVQVLVVGPGDKRRAKAKAGAHADRLRFLGRVDKDEKASALRSADVFCAPNTGGESQGIVLLEAMAAGAAVAASDLEAFRRVLDGGRAGVLLPVGDAAAWAQGVSALLSDPSTRERYVATGFEVVAAYDWGVIAKQILRVYETVTVGAPKVRVARA; this is encoded by the coding sequence ATGAGAGTCGGCATTGTGTGCCCCTACTCGCTGGACGTGCCGGGCGGCGTGCAAGCGCATGTTCTCGAACTCGCCCAGGTGCTCATCGACCAAGGGCACGAAGTCCAGGTCATCGCCCCGGCGAGCGACGGCGCGCAGCTGCCCGCGTACGTGTTTTCCAGCGGACGCACTGTCGCCGTGCCGTACAACGGCTCCAAGGTGCGGTTGCAGTTCGGCCCTGGCGCGCTGGCGAAATTGCGGCGCTGGATCGCCGAAGGGGATTTCGACGTCCTGCATGTGCACGAGCCGAGCGCGCCGAGCTTGTCCTTCCTCGCGGTGCATGCGGCCGAGGGGCCGCTTGTCGCGACTTTCCACGCGGCTGCGGAACAGTCCTTCATCCTCTCGACCATGCGCCCGGTGATTACGCCCTACTACGAGAAGATCGTCGGCAGGATCGCGGTCTCGCCGCTCTCGAGGCGGCTGCAGATGGAGGCTGTCGGCGCGGGCTCGGTGGAGATCCCCAACGGTTTGCATGTGCGCGAGTTCCGCGGGGCCGAGCCGCTCGCGGGCTACCCCCGGCAGGGCGGGACGGTGCTCTTCCTGGGCCGTTATGACGAGCCGCGCAAAGGTTTTGTGACGTTGTTGCGGGCGTTGCCGGAGCTGGTGGCGAAGCATCCGGATGTGCAGGTGCTTGTCGTCGGGCCCGGCGACAAGCGCCGAGCGAAGGCGAAAGCGGGGGCGCACGCCGACCGGCTGCGTTTTTTGGGCAGGGTGGACAAGGACGAGAAAGCGTCCGCGCTGCGTTCGGCGGACGTCTTCTGCGCCCCCAACACGGGAGGGGAGAGCCAAGGCATTGTGCTTTTGGAGGCGATGGCCGCTGGAGCGGCAGTCGCCGCGAGCGATTTGGAGGCGTTCCGCAGGGTGCTGGACGGGGGCCGCGCCGGGGTGTTGTTGCCAGTGGGGGACGCGGCCGCGTGGGCACAGGGCGTCAGCGCGCTGCTCTCGGACCCGTCCACGCGCGAGCGGTACGTCGCGACAGGCTTCGAGGTGGTCGCCGCGTACGACTGGGGCGTGATCGCCAAACAAATCCTGCGGGTGTATGAGACGGTCACGGTCGGCGCCCCGAAAGTCCGGGTTGCGCGCGCGTGA
- a CDS encoding NUDIX hydrolase, which produces MLLFAVLIGVLLAGLALFVGWMVRTARRLDRLHVRRDLAWQGLLAALDRRALVARTIAATLGPAGAELAGLARAVESSAVAGPGREQWESRLSVCLAEVEADTLTAQLVEERSDAEARVRFARCFYNDAVRDTRELRARPAVRVFKLAGGAPLPEYFEIVEAAPSTAE; this is translated from the coding sequence ATGCTCCTGTTCGCAGTCCTGATCGGGGTGCTCCTCGCGGGTCTGGCCCTGTTCGTCGGCTGGATGGTCAGAACCGCGCGGCGGTTGGACCGTCTGCACGTGCGGCGCGACCTCGCATGGCAGGGGCTCCTCGCGGCGCTCGACCGCCGGGCGCTGGTGGCGCGGACGATCGCGGCGACGCTCGGCCCGGCGGGCGCCGAGCTCGCCGGTTTGGCCCGCGCCGTGGAGTCGTCTGCGGTGGCGGGGCCTGGCCGGGAGCAATGGGAGAGCAGGCTGTCGGTCTGCCTTGCCGAGGTGGAGGCGGACACGCTCACGGCCCAGCTCGTCGAGGAGCGCTCGGACGCGGAGGCCAGAGTGCGTTTCGCCAGGTGTTTTTACAACGACGCGGTCAGGGACACCCGTGAGCTGCGCGCCAGACCTGCGGTGCGCGTCTTCAAACTCGCGGGCGGCGCCCCGCTTCCGGAGTACTTCGAGATCGTTGAAGCGGCCCCGTCCACAGCCGAATAG
- the infC gene encoding translation initiation factor IF-3: MSTETRINDRIRVPEVRLVGAGGEQVGIVRVEEALRLAVEADLDLVEVAPEARPPVCKIMDYGKFRYETAQKARESRKHQQNTVIKEQKLRPKIDDHDYETKKGHVVRFLDAGAKVKVTIMFRGREQSRPELGHRLLQRLGADVSEHGFVETVPRLDGRNMTMILAPHRGAKTRAKAAQQAAEASSAATSSAARTEPAHAEPDQANAPQKGAEAPSAPEGNTAAE; the protein is encoded by the coding sequence ATCAGTACAGAGACCCGCATCAATGATCGCATTCGCGTGCCCGAGGTCCGTTTGGTCGGAGCTGGCGGCGAGCAAGTGGGGATCGTTCGCGTGGAGGAGGCTTTGCGGCTCGCGGTGGAAGCGGACCTGGACCTTGTGGAAGTGGCCCCTGAGGCCCGCCCCCCGGTCTGCAAGATCATGGACTATGGCAAGTTCCGCTACGAGACGGCCCAGAAAGCCCGAGAGTCGCGCAAGCACCAGCAGAACACCGTCATCAAAGAGCAGAAGCTGCGGCCGAAGATCGACGACCACGACTACGAGACCAAAAAAGGCCACGTTGTCAGGTTCTTGGACGCCGGCGCCAAGGTCAAGGTGACGATCATGTTCCGCGGCCGCGAGCAGTCCCGGCCAGAACTCGGGCATCGCCTGCTGCAGCGTCTCGGCGCGGATGTGAGCGAGCACGGCTTCGTGGAGACCGTTCCCCGTCTCGACGGGCGCAACATGACGATGATCCTGGCTCCGCACCGAGGCGCCAAGACCCGGGCGAAGGCCGCGCAGCAAGCAGCGGAGGCGAGTTCCGCAGCGACGTCTTCCGCCGCCCGCACAGAGCCCGCCCATGCCGAGCCCGACCAGGCGAACGCGCCGCAGAAAGGCGCAGAAGCCCCTTCCGCGCCAGAGGGCAACACCGCAGCGGAGTGA
- the rplT gene encoding 50S ribosomal protein L20, whose product MARVKRAVNAHKKRRTILEASKGYRGQRSRMYRKAKEQQLRSLVYAFRDRRARKGEFRQLWITRINAAARANGLTYNRFIQGLALAGVEVDRKILAELAVNEPQVFAQLVEAAKEAVADHLVSAQAS is encoded by the coding sequence ATGGCACGCGTGAAACGCGCAGTCAACGCTCATAAAAAGCGTCGCACCATCCTCGAAGCTTCCAAGGGCTACCGGGGCCAGCGCTCCCGGATGTACCGCAAGGCCAAGGAGCAGCAACTCCGCTCGCTCGTCTACGCCTTCCGCGACCGCCGCGCGCGCAAGGGCGAGTTCCGCCAGTTGTGGATCACTCGCATCAACGCCGCCGCACGGGCGAACGGCCTCACCTACAACCGCTTCATCCAGGGCCTCGCCTTGGCGGGCGTCGAGGTGGACCGCAAGATCCTCGCCGAGCTCGCGGTGAACGAGCCCCAGGTCTTCGCCCAGCTTGTCGAAGCGGCGAAGGAAGCTGTGGCCGACCACTTGGTCTCGGCGCAAGCCTCCTGA
- the rpmI gene encoding 50S ribosomal protein L35, with translation MPKNKTHSGASKRFKVTGSGKLVRQQAGKRHNLEVKPTTLTRRLDGVVDVAAPDVKRVKRLLGR, from the coding sequence ATGCCCAAGAACAAAACCCACTCGGGAGCGTCCAAGCGTTTCAAAGTGACCGGCTCCGGCAAGCTGGTCCGCCAGCAGGCTGGCAAGCGCCACAACCTGGAGGTCAAGCCGACGACGCTGACCCGTCGCCTGGACGGGGTCGTCGATGTCGCAGCCCCCGACGTCAAGCGCGTCAAGCGCCTGCTGGGCCGCTGA